The Virgibacillus sp. SK37 region TTTTTATTCTGTCATGCTATGATGATTTTAGAGGTACGTACAACATAGGAGAGGAAGTAATAATGATGAATAATGAGTTAGCAAAATATATTGATCACACCCAATTAAAGCCTGACACTACAAAGGATAGTATAGAAAAACTAGTTGCAGAGGCGAAGGAATATGAATTTGCCTCCGTATGTGTGAACCCATCATGGGTGCCGTTTTGTTATGAAAAGTTAAAGGATACCAATGTGAAGGTATGTACTGTGATCGGTTTTCCTTTAGGTGCTACTTCAACTCAATCAAAAGTATTTGAGACAGAGCAGGCTATTAAAGATGGAGCTACAGAAGTTGATATGGTTATAAATATTGGCCTTTTGAAATCTGGTGAGGATGATCCGGTTAAACAGGATATCGCTACAGTTGTAAAAGCTGCTGAAAATAAGGCTTTAACTAAAGTGATTATTGAAACATCCTTATTGACAGAGGACGAAAAAATTCGTGCTTGTAAATTAGCCAAAGAAGCTGGTGCTGATTTCGTGAAGACATCTACTGGCTTTTCTACAGGAGGGGCTACTGTGGAGGATATAAAACTAATGAGAAAAACTGTCGGGAGTGACCTGGGTGTTAAAGCTTCCGGTGGAGTAAGAGATCTGGAAACAACTAAGGCTATGATTGATGCTGGTGCCACGAGAATTGGCGCAAGTGCTGGTGTTGATATTATACATGGCGGTAGTGGAACTTCTGACTACTAATATAAAAATGTATAAAAATGAAGCTTTATGTAAATAATCTGTTGACCTGTATGGATGAATATATTATAATTTAAAAAGGCATGTGACAGAAGTTCATATGCTGGTACAATCCTGTTTTGTGCTTCGGAGGGAGGGAAATTAGCATGTCAAATACAACTCGCGTTCGTAAAAACGAGTCTCTTGAGGATGCTCTTCGTCGCTTCAAGCGTAGTGTATCAAAAAGTGGTACACTGCAAGAATATCGTAAGCGTGAACACTATGAGAAACCAAGTGTTCGTCGTAAAAAGAAATCTGAAGCTGCTAGAAAGCGTAAATTCTAAAGAGGGTGCAAAAGCATGACATTACTTGAACAGCTGAATCAAGATATGAAGCAGGCAATGAAGAACAAGGATAAAGAAACGTTAAGTGTTATACGTATGGTGAAGGCTTCATTGCAGAATGAATCAATAAAACTTGGTAAAGACTCTCTTACAGAGGACGAAGAATTAACCATTTTGTCCAGAGAAGTCAAACAAAGAAAAGATTCCCTCCAAGAATTCAAATCAGCTGGACGCGATGATCTTGTTGAAAAGCTTGAAAGAGAAATTAATATTTTACAAGAATATATGCCAAAACAGCTTACAACTGAAGAGCTGGAGGCCATTGTTCAGTCAACGATTCAGGAAGTAAATGCAACATC contains the following coding sequences:
- the deoC gene encoding deoxyribose-phosphate aldolase: MNNELAKYIDHTQLKPDTTKDSIEKLVAEAKEYEFASVCVNPSWVPFCYEKLKDTNVKVCTVIGFPLGATSTQSKVFETEQAIKDGATEVDMVINIGLLKSGEDDPVKQDIATVVKAAENKALTKVIIETSLLTEDEKIRACKLAKEAGADFVKTSTGFSTGGATVEDIKLMRKTVGSDLGVKASGGVRDLETTKAMIDAGATRIGASAGVDIIHGGSGTSDY
- the rpsU gene encoding 30S ribosomal protein S21, with product MSNTTRVRKNESLEDALRRFKRSVSKSGTLQEYRKREHYEKPSVRRKKKSEAARKRKF
- a CDS encoding GatB/YqeY domain-containing protein, with the protein product MTLLEQLNQDMKQAMKNKDKETLSVIRMVKASLQNESIKLGKDSLTEDEELTILSREVKQRKDSLQEFKSAGRDDLVEKLEREINILQEYMPKQLTTEELEAIVQSTIQEVNATSKKDMGKVMSAVMPKVKGKADGSQINKIVQKQLN